From the Leucobacter denitrificans genome, one window contains:
- a CDS encoding EamA family transporter, which produces MTDLPSRRSATIRAMLLVLAGSAGMQIGAAVSLTLFDDLGPAGTSGLRLLIAGLLMVALFRPRLRGRSRAEWIGILLYGAAMAAMNLLLYQALERLPLGVATTLDFLGPCVVAFLSSRRLREGLLAIAAFTGVALMAGFGGPFDPIGLVWGVLAGASFAGYTLLAPRIGKSGGGMQSVALALVVAAVVTLPFSAPLLTSASLPQWGLLALSAVVGTAIPFVVDTIAGKLTSARVLGVFFAFDPVLGTLVGALFLGQVLTPIALLGIALVVCAGAGIVWLAGKHQEIKEPPMEPASESLEIERKYEVPADAEVPGSDVFETGGLSAGRSVTHELHARYFDTADGVLARNRFALRMRTGGSDAGWHLKEKGEHGTRELHWPISAELPAALAHELSERLSVDAADIAPLAELRTERRVMRLSDRNGAEVVELADDRVLATDLRGGVPVRRAWREWEAELMPGAGPEWLEVVERILAAAGATLSPSSAKIARATGSLIALAQSRGASEAEIEQLQEMDRLDQEAARRLVL; this is translated from the coding sequence GTGACCGATCTCCCTTCCCGCCGCTCCGCGACGATCCGCGCAATGCTGCTCGTGCTCGCAGGCTCCGCGGGTATGCAAATCGGCGCAGCGGTATCTCTCACACTCTTCGATGACCTTGGGCCCGCGGGCACGAGCGGGCTGCGTCTTCTCATCGCGGGGCTGCTCATGGTCGCCCTGTTTCGCCCGAGACTTCGTGGGCGCTCGCGCGCAGAGTGGATCGGCATACTCCTCTACGGCGCCGCCATGGCAGCGATGAACCTTCTGCTGTACCAGGCGCTCGAGCGACTTCCACTCGGTGTAGCCACGACGCTCGACTTTCTCGGCCCGTGCGTGGTCGCGTTTCTCTCATCGCGCCGCCTGCGCGAAGGGCTGCTCGCAATCGCGGCCTTCACTGGCGTTGCGCTCATGGCTGGCTTCGGCGGGCCATTTGACCCGATCGGTCTCGTGTGGGGCGTGCTCGCGGGAGCGAGTTTTGCGGGGTACACGCTGCTCGCGCCGCGCATCGGAAAGTCAGGCGGCGGTATGCAAAGCGTCGCGCTCGCGCTCGTAGTCGCCGCAGTCGTCACGCTGCCGTTCTCTGCGCCGCTCCTCACGAGCGCCAGCCTCCCGCAGTGGGGTCTTCTCGCGCTATCGGCGGTTGTGGGCACGGCGATTCCGTTCGTGGTCGACACCATCGCGGGTAAGTTGACCTCTGCGAGGGTACTCGGTGTGTTCTTCGCATTCGATCCAGTGCTCGGAACACTCGTGGGTGCGCTGTTCCTCGGTCAAGTGCTCACGCCAATCGCGTTGCTCGGTATCGCACTCGTGGTGTGTGCGGGCGCGGGAATTGTGTGGTTGGCTGGCAAGCATCAGGAAATAAAGGAGCCGCCCATGGAGCCCGCATCAGAGTCGCTTGAGATCGAACGGAAGTATGAAGTTCCTGCCGACGCGGAGGTTCCGGGGTCCGATGTGTTCGAGACAGGTGGACTCAGCGCCGGCCGCTCCGTCACGCACGAGCTTCACGCGCGGTACTTCGATACTGCTGACGGCGTGCTCGCCCGCAATCGATTCGCGCTGCGCATGCGCACCGGTGGATCGGACGCGGGGTGGCACCTCAAAGAGAAGGGTGAGCACGGTACGCGCGAGCTGCACTGGCCGATCAGCGCCGAGCTGCCCGCGGCGCTTGCTCACGAATTGAGTGAGCGCCTCAGCGTCGACGCAGCAGACATCGCCCCGCTCGCCGAACTTCGCACAGAGCGTCGCGTGATGCGACTCTCAGATCGCAACGGCGCAGAGGTCGTCGAACTCGCCGACGATCGCGTGCTCGCGACCGACCTGCGCGGTGGCGTACCGGTGAGGCGAGCATGGCGCGAGTGGGAGGCGGAACTCATGCCGGGGGCGGGTCCGGAGTGGCTCGAAGTCGTTGAGCGCATACTTGCCGCAGCTGGTGCAACGCTTTCGCCGAGCTCGGCAAAGATTGCGCGAGCGACCGGCAGCCTCATCGCTCTCGCACAGTCTCGAGGCGCATCTGAAGCGGAAATCGAGCAGTTGCAGGAGATGGACAGGCTCGACCAAGAAGCTGCACGTAGGCTGGTGCTATGA
- a CDS encoding pyrimidine dimer DNA glycosylase/endonuclease V, protein MRLWSLHPLHLDRAGLVAGWREALLAQAVLAGRTKGYQHHPQLIRFRAASDPLAAIGSYLTELHREAERRGYRFDESKVLAADRESGQLTVTEGQLAYEWAHLGEKLARRSPGDAERWHRSTPTTHPLFTLIPGVIESWERT, encoded by the coding sequence ATGAGGCTCTGGTCGCTGCATCCGCTTCACCTCGATCGTGCGGGGCTCGTCGCGGGATGGAGGGAAGCGCTCCTCGCCCAAGCTGTACTCGCAGGGCGCACCAAGGGATACCAACATCATCCTCAGCTCATTCGGTTTCGCGCCGCTAGTGATCCGCTCGCGGCGATTGGCAGCTATCTCACCGAGCTGCACCGCGAGGCCGAGCGACGTGGATATCGCTTTGATGAGAGCAAGGTTCTCGCCGCGGATCGCGAGTCGGGGCAACTTACCGTGACTGAAGGACAACTTGCGTACGAATGGGCGCACCTCGGAGAGAAGCTCGCGCGCCGAAGCCCCGGAGACGCAGAACGGTGGCACCGATCCACCCCAACGACGCACCCGCTCTTTACACTCATACCTGGGGTCATCGAGAGCTGGGAGCGAACATGA
- a CDS encoding phytoene/squalene synthase family protein, which yields MSKNQRGSEHSSSLARFSRTAEAVSENVIGAYSTSFGIATQLLGKRHRNHIRNIYALVRVADEIVDGVAREAGLSADEQFEVLERYENDTHQAIRTGYSTDLVIHAFAQTARASRIDRTLTEPFFASMRADLASESPSESHADGRIVFDRRAHADYVHGSAEVVGLMCLRVFTRDSVLTETEREQLERGAQQLGAAFQNINFLRDLGDDIDRLGRSYLGCDGALTDADLRFWVGEIRSQLSEAEASIPLLPSDARAAVRSALSLFSHLTDRLARTPVEELYSSRVRVPDPVKAALASSAVLATLMEGKR from the coding sequence ATGAGCAAGAACCAGAGGGGCAGCGAGCACTCGTCGTCGCTCGCTCGATTTTCACGCACAGCTGAGGCTGTGAGCGAAAACGTGATCGGCGCATACTCCACATCGTTTGGCATTGCGACGCAACTGCTCGGTAAACGACACCGAAACCACATCCGAAACATCTACGCGCTGGTTCGAGTGGCAGATGAGATTGTCGATGGGGTGGCTCGAGAGGCAGGGCTCTCTGCCGATGAGCAATTTGAGGTGCTCGAGCGCTACGAAAACGACACGCATCAAGCAATCCGCACTGGTTACAGCACCGACCTCGTCATTCACGCTTTTGCGCAGACGGCCCGCGCGTCACGCATTGACCGCACTCTCACCGAACCTTTCTTCGCGTCAATGCGCGCCGACCTCGCGTCCGAATCGCCCTCCGAGTCTCACGCTGACGGTCGCATAGTTTTCGACCGTCGCGCGCACGCCGACTATGTCCACGGGTCAGCAGAAGTCGTTGGTCTCATGTGCCTTCGCGTTTTTACTCGAGATTCAGTGCTCACCGAGACCGAGCGCGAGCAACTAGAGCGCGGTGCACAGCAGCTGGGTGCCGCGTTCCAGAACATCAACTTTCTTCGCGATCTCGGCGATGATATCGACCGGCTCGGCCGCAGCTACCTCGGTTGCGATGGGGCGCTCACCGATGCAGACCTGCGCTTCTGGGTGGGCGAGATCCGCTCACAGCTTTCAGAAGCCGAAGCGTCGATTCCGTTGCTCCCCTCAGACGCTCGCGCTGCGGTACGGAGTGCACTGTCTCTCTTTAGCCACCTCACCGATCGGCTCGCTCGCACTCCTGTCGAGGAACTATACAGCTCACGCGTCCGAGTGCCTGACCCGGTTAAGGCGGCTCTCGCCTCGTCCGCAGTTCTGGCCACGCTCATGGAGGGCAAGCGATGA
- a CDS encoding polyprenyl synthetase family protein — MTNLLKTRSEHARLRLEVTQELEDIFARSRRTAEAYGPEFLGLWDLAADHAQGGKLIRPLLMLEMFEALGSNEPSASNRSEAVRIAAAIEVLHFAFLLHDDVIDGDLVRRGRPNLIGELATSSFDETHSDAAQHWAKSGAILAGDLLLSATHQLFARANVSGSLKERLLDLLEHTIFETTAGEFVDVGLSDGVIRSDLSTVLQMTGRKTACYSFELPLRAAVILSGGSQELERRLSTAGAHLGLAYQLQDDLLSTFGDAAAHGKDAYSDLREGKQTAIISFARMSNSWPSIEPDFADPQLSFERAEHLRDLLRECGAEDFVLGLIQEQLGAFYESLAVVNETASIPTRVRDVLLDLAARFEGRKS; from the coding sequence ATGACGAATCTCCTCAAAACTCGCTCCGAGCACGCGCGGCTCCGCTTAGAGGTCACGCAAGAACTTGAGGACATTTTTGCGCGTTCGAGGCGCACCGCTGAGGCGTACGGCCCTGAGTTTTTGGGCCTCTGGGATCTCGCTGCCGACCACGCACAGGGGGGCAAGCTCATACGACCACTGCTCATGCTCGAGATGTTTGAGGCACTCGGTTCGAACGAACCTTCGGCATCGAACCGGTCAGAAGCGGTTCGGATTGCGGCAGCTATCGAGGTCCTGCATTTTGCGTTCCTCCTCCACGACGATGTGATCGACGGTGACCTCGTTCGGAGGGGGCGTCCGAACCTCATCGGCGAACTCGCGACATCTTCCTTCGACGAGACACACTCTGACGCAGCGCAGCACTGGGCGAAGTCGGGCGCAATTCTCGCGGGCGATCTCCTGCTTTCGGCGACCCATCAGCTCTTTGCGCGTGCGAACGTCTCGGGCTCACTCAAGGAACGTCTGCTCGACCTTCTCGAACATACGATTTTCGAAACCACAGCGGGTGAATTTGTCGATGTGGGACTCAGCGATGGGGTGATTAGGTCTGACCTCAGCACTGTGTTGCAAATGACAGGCCGTAAAACCGCTTGTTACAGCTTCGAGCTGCCCCTCCGAGCCGCAGTGATTCTTTCTGGTGGATCGCAAGAGCTCGAGCGTCGACTCAGCACAGCCGGGGCACATCTCGGCCTTGCGTATCAGTTGCAAGACGATCTTCTTTCGACATTCGGAGACGCGGCGGCTCACGGCAAAGATGCGTACTCAGATCTTCGCGAAGGCAAACAGACGGCGATAATATCGTTCGCACGCATGAGCAATTCGTGGCCAAGTATCGAGCCCGATTTCGCCGATCCACAACTCTCGTTTGAACGTGCTGAACACTTGCGCGATCTCTTGCGCGAGTGTGGCGCAGAGGATTTTGTGCTCGGGCTGATTCAGGAACAACTGGGTGCCTTTTACGAGTCGCTCGCGGTGGTGAATGAAACTGCGAGCATTCCCACTAGAGTCCGAGATGTGTTGCTTGATCTTGCCGCACGATTCGAAGGTCGCAAATCATGA
- the crtI gene encoding phytoene desaturase family protein translates to MTHTVIIGAGIAGLATAALLAREGHEVTVLEKNSRVGGRAGTFEQDGFRFDTGPSWYLMPRVFEHFFNLLGTSAEEQLDLQFIEPGYRVFSEPTPNGQRRDPLTIPLGKSRVLQTFESVEPGSAAELHDYLASASRTTELAERYFLYNPFTRLQSLLKPEVLSGVPELVRLLANSLESHAARKFADPVLRQVLGYPAVFLGTNPADAPAMYHLMSALDLDEGVRYPMGGFWFLVERLEALARSAGARIITNAEVVRIHTGRNTPLRRGSKQRKVEGVTWSISTGDERPTERYEPADIIVSGADLHHTETRLLSQQDQSFPERWWRRRTSGPGAVIALLGVQGKLPQLPHHSLFFTKDWAANFDAIFGKKTRIPDPASIYVCKPSATDSSVAPEDHENLFVLIPVPADPEIGGGTVHGGSSPLVERAVDSAIDQIAEWAGISDLHERVVVRESLGPKDFEQDYYSWRGGMLGPAHILSQSAMFRPQNASKKVAGLYYAGATTAPGVGVPMCLISAELVLKRIRGDHSPGPLPVPDRVGVSL, encoded by the coding sequence ATGACCCATACCGTAATCATTGGCGCCGGCATCGCGGGCCTTGCAACCGCGGCGCTTCTCGCCCGAGAGGGGCATGAGGTCACCGTACTTGAAAAGAACAGCCGGGTCGGTGGTCGGGCAGGAACGTTCGAACAAGACGGCTTTCGCTTCGACACCGGGCCCTCGTGGTACCTCATGCCTCGCGTTTTCGAACACTTCTTTAATTTGCTGGGCACCTCAGCCGAAGAGCAGCTCGACCTGCAATTCATCGAGCCCGGGTATCGGGTCTTTAGCGAGCCCACCCCGAACGGGCAGCGTCGTGATCCACTGACGATCCCGCTCGGTAAGTCCCGCGTTCTTCAAACATTTGAATCCGTCGAGCCAGGTAGTGCCGCAGAACTACACGATTACCTCGCTTCGGCCTCCCGCACAACCGAGCTTGCAGAACGATACTTTCTCTACAATCCGTTTACGAGACTTCAATCTCTGCTGAAGCCTGAGGTGCTGAGCGGTGTGCCTGAGCTCGTACGACTTCTCGCGAATTCGCTCGAGTCCCATGCGGCACGCAAGTTCGCCGATCCAGTGCTGCGACAAGTACTCGGGTACCCGGCGGTGTTCCTGGGCACCAACCCCGCCGATGCGCCGGCGATGTATCACCTCATGAGCGCTCTCGACCTCGACGAAGGTGTGCGGTACCCCATGGGAGGGTTTTGGTTCCTCGTGGAGCGTCTTGAGGCGCTCGCTCGCTCCGCTGGCGCACGCATAATTACTAACGCAGAGGTGGTGAGGATCCACACCGGTAGAAACACCCCACTTCGGCGCGGGAGCAAACAACGCAAGGTCGAGGGAGTCACCTGGAGCATTTCTACGGGCGATGAGCGCCCGACTGAGCGGTACGAACCCGCAGACATCATCGTTTCAGGGGCCGACCTACACCACACTGAAACCCGCCTACTCTCTCAACAGGACCAGAGTTTCCCCGAACGCTGGTGGCGGCGCCGAACCAGCGGTCCAGGAGCCGTGATCGCTCTGCTCGGGGTTCAAGGGAAACTTCCCCAGTTGCCGCATCACTCGCTATTCTTCACAAAGGATTGGGCGGCGAACTTCGATGCGATCTTTGGCAAGAAGACCCGCATCCCCGATCCGGCATCGATCTATGTGTGCAAACCGAGCGCCACAGATTCTTCAGTGGCACCCGAGGATCACGAGAATCTCTTTGTGCTCATCCCGGTGCCGGCTGACCCCGAGATTGGCGGAGGAACGGTACACGGTGGATCGTCGCCCCTCGTCGAGCGCGCCGTCGACTCGGCGATCGACCAGATCGCTGAGTGGGCTGGAATTTCTGATCTTCACGAGAGAGTCGTGGTGCGGGAGTCTCTCGGCCCCAAAGATTTTGAACAGGATTATTACTCATGGCGTGGTGGCATGCTTGGTCCCGCGCACATTCTCAGCCAGAGCGCGATGTTCAGGCCGCAAAACGCATCGAAGAAGGTCGCTGGCCTCTACTACGCTGGCGCAACGACCGCGCCAGGGGTCGGGGTGCCGATGTGCCTTATCAGCGCTGAGCTCGTGTTGAAGCGAATCAGAGGAGATCACAGTCCGGGTCCTCTGCCGGTTCCAGACCGCGTCGGGGTCTCGCTCTGA
- a CDS encoding HPP family protein → MSKPGKSDGPSPQARRKQIIVGLVMGAVIGIIISALTQFWLWLPAGLALGLATGAIMKPPAE, encoded by the coding sequence ATGAGTAAGCCAGGCAAGAGTGACGGCCCATCGCCTCAGGCTCGACGCAAGCAGATCATCGTTGGCCTCGTGATGGGCGCAGTGATTGGGATCATCATCAGTGCGCTTACTCAGTTCTGGCTGTGGCTGCCTGCGGGCCTCGCGCTCGGTCTCGCGACCGGCGCGATCATGAAGCCGCCCGCGGAATAG
- a CDS encoding MarR family winged helix-turn-helix transcriptional regulator, with the protein MSTPEEHAPSLSSTLYDVEKNDPDSLLIDRSQVSPQDLSEISGVMAALGRLREAEQKLTEASQRYMKLGRSDMRALHFLIVAFHSKTVVTPSAIAAHLGISSASTTKLLDRLEAGGHIERAPHPNDRRALAITVTDETREAAMQTVGRLQAKRFHAAARLNSQERASVVRFLDDMTEQIRIRNEAWTQESE; encoded by the coding sequence ATGTCGACACCCGAGGAACACGCTCCCTCGCTTTCGTCTACCCTCTATGACGTCGAGAAGAACGATCCAGACTCGTTACTCATCGACCGATCACAAGTCTCGCCGCAGGATTTGTCGGAGATTAGTGGTGTCATGGCAGCTCTGGGGCGGTTGCGTGAGGCCGAGCAAAAACTCACCGAAGCATCTCAGCGATATATGAAGCTCGGCAGGTCAGACATGAGGGCGCTGCACTTTTTGATCGTCGCGTTTCACTCAAAGACAGTGGTGACTCCGAGCGCCATCGCCGCCCACCTCGGTATCTCAAGCGCTTCGACCACAAAACTTCTTGATCGACTCGAAGCGGGCGGTCACATTGAGCGTGCGCCGCACCCGAACGACCGCAGGGCGCTCGCGATAACCGTCACCGATGAAACACGTGAAGCTGCGATGCAGACCGTGGGTAGGCTGCAGGCGAAACGTTTCCATGCGGCTGCCCGCCTGAATTCACAAGAACGAGCTTCTGTTGTTCGCTTTCTCGATGACATGACCGAGCAGATTCGTATACGAAACGAAGCGTGGACGCAGGAGTCTGAGTAA
- the idi gene encoding isopentenyl-diphosphate Delta-isomerase: protein MGQLLKEPDTVERVVLVDESGNPIGSEEKASVHTDSTPLHLAFSCYLFNEDGNVLVTRRALSKRTWPGVWTNSFCGHPQPGESTEDAVERRARQELGTTINNLRIVDPDFKYHATDASGIVENEICPVYEATISGTLAPHPGEVSEWQWIAPAALAKAAVLTPFAFSPWMVLQLPALAIARAVETTPSFGPGSVGRT, encoded by the coding sequence ATGGGTCAACTACTCAAGGAACCGGACACGGTCGAGCGAGTCGTGTTGGTCGATGAGTCTGGGAACCCCATCGGCTCCGAAGAAAAGGCTTCGGTTCACACTGATTCCACTCCCCTCCACCTTGCATTCTCGTGCTACCTATTCAATGAAGATGGCAACGTGCTAGTCACCAGGCGGGCGCTCTCAAAGCGCACATGGCCTGGCGTGTGGACGAATAGTTTCTGTGGGCACCCTCAGCCGGGCGAATCAACTGAAGATGCGGTGGAGCGACGCGCTCGGCAGGAACTGGGGACGACGATCAACAATCTGCGTATCGTAGATCCTGATTTTAAGTACCACGCGACCGACGCGAGCGGAATTGTCGAGAACGAGATTTGCCCGGTGTACGAAGCAACGATTTCTGGAACTCTCGCCCCTCACCCAGGCGAGGTAAGTGAGTGGCAGTGGATCGCACCGGCTGCCCTCGCCAAAGCCGCGGTGCTCACGCCGTTCGCATTTAGCCCGTGGATGGTGTTGCAACTTCCGGCGCTCGCTATAGCACGCGCGGTCGAAACCACTCCTTCCTTCGGCCCTGGAAGCGTAGGTCGCACATGA
- a CDS encoding OsmC family peroxiredoxin: MAIATRTVTTTWDGTLEAGTGTFGDSSSGALDGQQVTWGSRTVAPEGKTSPEELLAAAHSSCFSMALALTLGSHDAPPQRLEISSEVVFEEADGKPTITTSKITVRAKIDGIDGDKFSAIVDEAAALCPVSRLFAGANITVDAQLV, encoded by the coding sequence ATGGCCATCGCAACACGTACAGTAACAACCACCTGGGATGGAACGCTCGAAGCCGGAACCGGCACGTTCGGCGACTCAAGCAGCGGTGCGCTCGATGGGCAGCAGGTGACTTGGGGCTCGAGAACGGTCGCTCCAGAGGGCAAGACCAGCCCCGAGGAACTGCTCGCGGCCGCGCACTCGTCATGCTTCTCGATGGCGCTCGCGCTCACGCTCGGCTCGCACGACGCTCCCCCGCAGCGTCTCGAGATCAGCTCGGAGGTCGTCTTTGAGGAGGCCGACGGCAAGCCGACGATCACTACCTCGAAGATCACGGTGCGCGCAAAGATCGATGGGATCGATGGAGACAAATTCTCGGCCATCGTCGACGAAGCAGCCGCGCTCTGCCCGGTCTCGCGCTTGTTCGCCGGCGCCAACATTACGGTCGACGCGCAACTCGTCTAG
- a CDS encoding lycopene cyclase domain-containing protein → MGFLYLLSLLAGIGCMLLLDRRFQLFFWHDPAVAALITALGTALFLIWDIAGIAAGVFLRGDAVIASGIVLAPELPLEEPVFLVFLVLCTMVVFTGSTKILERRHTS, encoded by the coding sequence ATGGGATTTTTGTACTTGCTGAGTCTGCTCGCCGGCATCGGTTGCATGCTGTTACTTGATCGGCGATTTCAGTTGTTCTTTTGGCATGATCCGGCAGTCGCCGCACTCATCACTGCACTCGGCACCGCCCTCTTCCTGATCTGGGATATCGCAGGAATTGCTGCTGGCGTGTTTCTCCGCGGCGACGCGGTCATTGCGTCAGGCATCGTACTGGCACCAGAGCTCCCCCTCGAAGAACCGGTCTTTCTCGTCTTCCTCGTGCTGTGCACGATGGTGGTGTTTACCGGCTCGACGAAGATTCTCGAGAGGCGCCATACCTCATGA
- a CDS encoding prenyltransferase, with amino-acid sequence MNYGTLALIGLAAALVGCLVLSVYARMRNRPVTRRYAIAIVVTILVLVALTAVFDSLMIAADLFHYAPEHLVGVSIGLAPIEDFSYPLAGALLLPALWAAFERGGDKRRRDFTQLVLSSRPVSWINTAFPFGAAYLLVTREIDWVLLLGFLYFLIPYNFAMYGINDVFDYASDLANPRKGGIEGALLSPRLHRPTLWIAALTNIPLLVLLGLAGGPGAWIALAVSAFAVVAYSAPVLRFKERPFLDSVTSSTHFVSPAVVGLLLAGAQFDSSLVSLLAAFFLWGMAAHAFGAVQDIVPDREAGIHSIATAIGARATVRLSLVLWLAAGTLMLFTQWPGPLAAIIAIPYLLNCAPYWRVTDEGSGSTNRAWRRFIVLNYFSGFLVTMLLILEWNRL; translated from the coding sequence ATGAATTATGGAACGCTCGCGCTTATCGGACTGGCGGCTGCTCTCGTCGGGTGCCTCGTGCTGAGCGTGTATGCGCGCATGCGCAATCGACCAGTCACGCGTCGCTACGCAATCGCGATCGTGGTGACAATCCTCGTTCTCGTGGCGCTCACTGCTGTCTTCGACAGCCTGATGATCGCGGCAGACCTCTTTCATTATGCGCCTGAACACCTGGTGGGTGTGAGCATCGGCCTCGCGCCTATCGAGGATTTCTCGTATCCCTTAGCGGGGGCTTTACTACTTCCAGCGCTCTGGGCGGCCTTCGAGCGAGGTGGTGACAAACGTCGTCGCGACTTCACTCAACTCGTTTTGTCGTCGCGGCCAGTCAGTTGGATCAACACTGCGTTTCCGTTTGGGGCAGCGTACTTGCTCGTGACGCGCGAGATCGACTGGGTGCTGCTGCTCGGCTTCCTCTACTTCCTTATCCCTTACAACTTCGCGATGTACGGCATCAACGATGTCTTTGATTATGCGTCTGATCTCGCGAACCCACGCAAGGGTGGTATTGAAGGCGCTCTCTTATCGCCGCGCCTACATAGGCCGACATTATGGATCGCCGCGCTCACAAACATTCCGCTCTTAGTGCTGCTCGGCTTGGCCGGTGGTCCAGGGGCCTGGATCGCACTCGCCGTGAGCGCCTTCGCCGTCGTTGCGTACTCAGCACCAGTGCTGCGATTCAAGGAACGCCCGTTCCTCGATTCAGTGACATCAAGCACCCACTTCGTCAGCCCCGCCGTTGTCGGCCTGCTCCTCGCAGGCGCACAGTTCGACTCGAGTCTCGTGTCGCTTCTCGCCGCCTTCTTTCTTTGGGGCATGGCGGCACACGCATTCGGAGCGGTTCAAGACATCGTGCCCGACCGAGAGGCGGGGATCCACTCCATTGCTACGGCTATCGGCGCCCGCGCAACCGTTCGCCTGTCACTCGTCTTATGGCTGGCGGCCGGAACCCTCATGCTATTTACGCAGTGGCCCGGACCACTCGCGGCTATCATCGCAATTCCATACCTGTTGAACTGCGCCCCATATTGGCGCGTCACGGATGAAGGATCTGGATCCACCAATCGAGCCTGGCGCCGCTTCATCGTGCTCAACTACTTCTCTGGTTTTCTCGTCACCATGCTGCTCATTCTCGAATGGAACCGGCTATGA
- a CDS encoding TIGR01777 family oxidoreductase — protein sequence MSRHIVIAGASGLIGQGLVRAATARGDRVTTLVRRPGRHSGEVEWDPAAGRLSPRALEGADAVVLLNGASVGRMPWTKSYREKLLNSRIDSTQTMVDALRELGSAAPMLVSGSAVGYYGNAPGEVLTETAGVGNTFLAKLCEAWEGAAREAETVTRVALVRTAPVIHRRGVLRPMITLTSFGLGGPLGRGSQIWPWISLEDEVRALLHVIDEGLTGPVNLCGPIPATANDIGRSLARELRRPFWLPAPQWGLKVVLGTAATESLLTVDADVRPGALEANGFTFTHTTAEAAVRAAVTDSS from the coding sequence ATGAGCCGTCACATTGTCATAGCGGGTGCCTCTGGCCTCATCGGGCAGGGTCTGGTTCGCGCAGCCACCGCGCGAGGTGACCGAGTCACGACGCTCGTGCGACGGCCCGGTCGCCACTCTGGCGAGGTCGAGTGGGATCCCGCTGCGGGGCGGTTGTCGCCTCGAGCACTCGAGGGAGCTGACGCTGTGGTGTTATTGAATGGCGCGAGCGTGGGTCGAATGCCCTGGACAAAGTCATATCGAGAGAAACTGTTGAACTCACGTATCGACTCAACACAAACGATGGTCGACGCGCTTCGCGAGCTCGGATCAGCGGCACCGATGCTCGTGTCAGGTTCTGCGGTCGGGTACTACGGCAATGCCCCCGGCGAAGTGCTCACAGAAACCGCTGGTGTAGGTAACACGTTCTTAGCGAAGCTCTGCGAGGCCTGGGAGGGTGCTGCACGCGAGGCAGAGACCGTCACTCGCGTGGCACTCGTGCGCACCGCGCCAGTGATCCACCGTCGCGGAGTGCTGCGCCCTATGATCACCTTGACGTCGTTCGGTCTTGGCGGCCCGCTCGGTCGCGGCTCGCAGATTTGGCCGTGGATCTCACTCGAGGATGAGGTGCGCGCGCTACTGCACGTCATCGACGAGGGGCTGACGGGCCCGGTCAATCTGTGCGGGCCGATACCGGCAACCGCGAACGACATCGGCCGGTCGCTTGCGCGGGAGCTGCGTCGCCCGTTCTGGCTCCCCGCACCACAATGGGGACTCAAAGTGGTGCTCGGAACGGCGGCAACCGAATCCTTGCTCACTGTCGACGCTGACGTGCGCCCCGGTGCTCTCGAGGCGAACGGTTTCACCTTCACGCATACCACCGCCGAAGCCGCCGTGCGCGCAGCGGTTACTGATTCCAGCTGA